The genomic segment aaataatctaattttagAAACTTATgctataatattaatttgtatccATTGCTTGTATTACTACTATTAgagaaattgattaattatttctCCATAATGTAGTAGACCTTTCATATAATAACCCAATATATCGctaatatatgactatttttGAATTGtaaaggagaaagaaaaaaagaatattataaatttgtaATTAACTGAAATAATTGAATAAATGAACTTTACTACGAACTAATTTGGTACATGGACATGGTGAAGTTCAATGTTTTCTAACaacaaacaattaattaatattttatttataatttcagaGAGACTTAACAGGTGGATATTACGACGCTGGAGATAACATAAAATTTGGTTTCCCAATGGCGTTTAGTGTTACGCTCTTAGCATGGAGTGTGGTCGATTTTGGTAAGAACATGAGGGGTGAGCTCTCTAACGCGCTCAAGGCGGTGCGTTGGGGAACAGACTACCTCCTTAAGGTCACCTCCGAGATGCCCAACAAAATGTACGTCCAAGTCGGTGATCCCTACTCCGATCACTATTGTTGGGAACGACCCGAGGACATGGACACCTTGAGGACAGTCTATGCAATTGACCGAAATCACCCTGGATCAGATGTTGCTGGGGAGACAGCCGCAGCATTGGCAGCTGCGTCCATAGTGTTTAGGACCCATGATCGTGCTTATTCGCACGCACTTCTTAATCGGGCCGTTAAAGtaagtttaatatttatgctattaatatataattttacttCATCTCCAAATGAAGAtgttatatctatatattttttaatgttagatttattaatttgattatttaaaaatgtTATATCAATGATTTCAATAATTGCTACTTAGAGGACTACTTTACCGAACAGctacattatatatttatatttacaaaaagtgttttaacTTCATTAAATCATTAACAACTATTTAAACTGTCATCTTGAATATGTATCTTATATTAATAAAACATCATCATCCCATAgaagttaaaaaaaaaggtgcataataatatgattatatattgttttctttatGAAATTTatccttaaattatttttccattTGAGTAAAGGTTACTCTATGCTAGAagcataaaattaaatcaacttaAAAGTAGTCAAAACAAAGACTGAGAAATAAGAAAAGGATCAAACTAAAAAACAGAGCCGAGATAAAAGAGAATTGCCTTGCTTTGGCGCGCAATCAACGGTATGTTCTCTCTTTTTTGGTCATGGTTCATAATTGGGAAGTAGTATACTATGACTACTAATAAACAAATCATGATTAAAACAaatgaaatagcaaaagaaaaGACATTATATTCTAAATATACTAGCTCTTATAAAAAATAGTCTTAATTACAAATGAgttgaaaataaaaagagtacaaatagtaataaaaaaaagagtacaaatagttaaaaaaaaaaaaagtaggagtATATTGTATGGAAAAGTGGGAAAAATTAGTGGATGAcatgaaaatataagttaaatgtataggttagaatttaaaaaaaaaatgttaatcatgactaaaaataaaaaatgaggtAAATTAATGAGACagactaaaaaagaaaattaaactaATACGTGAAAACAtatagagtatttttttttttttttacaatgtgGGTTTGTATATTTATGGCTTAAGTTTACAATCAGATATGAGATGATTATTATcctcaaaataacaaaaaataaaataattaattatttagttgGTAGGAATGagaattgtaaaattatatatgattTGAAAAGAGTCTTTAAACGAGATTTTAGAAAATAACgtcttataattaattgaaaagaaaaataaatttacatgtTCAAACTCACTCATTTTTTTTCTACGCGGTATTCATTAATGTCAAACATCTCATTTTGCACAATCCTAAAGTCCAACTCCAAATCCCCAAGACATTATTTGGCATTGTAGTTTACCAAATTAATTCCCATGCCCCATGAAACCTTCTCAAACCCCCATTCTCACAAAACAAATAAGAAAGTTTTCAATCTCAAGTCTCAACCTTAAAGTATTGTTCCTAGCCCCAAATACcaacaaaattcaaaacaaacacATTATAATTACAGTTGTTAGTTGttactaaattaatttaattaactcataagtcataaatcataatgcacttcaaatttgaataattaaggTTTAACAACAAAGAATTGATCGATTTCTAAACTAGTCCCCGTGTATTATgattttacaaatttaattacaaatcaTGATTTTTTTATAGAGTGAATTTTGAAATATAGTGTTGAGTGAACTAAACGATCATTTCTACCTAATTAAGTTGATGTTTAGATGTTTGTTTTATATAGGTGTTTGAGTTTGCAGACAATTATCGCGGTGCATATAGCTCGAGCTTACAAAGAGCAGTTTGTCCATTTTATTGTGACTTTAACGGTTACCAGGTAGATTTTATGAACTACttcaattttactttttattttatttaatatacataaaattttctaaataCCCATGTCAATGTATGTTTTCAAGGTTACTAATTTCgattatatattagtataaagttaataaaaatttatttttgaaatatatattaagatttGTTAAGTTGTTAAGATATTCATCAAAAAAGATCAAAGTAAAAATTGTAAATTGtgaatataatgtaaaataaaagcGTTGCAAGTTATAAGAAATGAAAGAAGTATTTTGTTTCTTCTACACTTCCGTTTTCATTTGAGCTTAACTccttttcacaaattttttctAAACAATCTTTATtccaaaattttattaaaaattatattaaattacttcTAGAACTCACATAAATCTTCATTTCGAATAAattatacgaatttaaataaattcaaaCTAGACTCAGCTCATATTAAAGTGTATATTATTGCTATCGTGAGAGTTGTCCCATGtaagagaaagagaaaaaatacaCCGCATTGTAAACCTAAAAGTAAGTCCTATCAATATCAATTGGGGTCTCGTAATAAATCTCTTTTCTGGATATGTGAATAAGTTCTCTTCTCTTCCTTGTTCAAATTATCCGGTCTTATTTCATAAATACaaaaatggtatcagagcccaaTTGTTTGGCTTTATAATAGGACATTTAATCGACCAATGGTTAATAAAGGGGTTTTTAATTAGATGTACATTCCTAATAAGTTTGCCCCTCTTCTAGTGGGCTGAAATTCTAAGACATTTGTGAATGGTCGTATTGAAGTGTCCATTGTTGCCACCATGTTGTTCTTCATGGGCGAAAGAGTAAGGGTGTAATACTTtatgaatttgaaaaataaCTTCTATTACCAATTGATTTGTTAAATCTAAAGTAACGCTTTTAGATTGTTATATGATTTATATGAATAAAACTTGAAGAGATTACAAGCTTCACTATGAGATTACAAGTCTTTGCAACCTAATATAAAATTTCTAggaattaaaattacaatgaatttaattaactcaaaataaataataaccttAAACCGAAGATACTTTAAGACAATACTGTCTACGAAAACTTGATACCAAACCGAGGCACTATCTAGTTTTCCTAAAAGTGTTATTTCGCCTACTTGGTGCTTAGGCTTAAAACCTGGAATAAGTTTTGAGATACAATGGTTTGCAATTAATTATAAGCACTATATAATTAATCTTTGTGAAGTATTAAAGATTATATTGAGCAATCTTagaaatagaataaaaaaaagtgatCAACTTCCTTCACACTTAATAACTTGTAGAGAATTTAACTTGTGGAGGTTGAGAGGAAAAATATTGCaatcacttaaaataattaagaaattgcACTTATTAATAGTAGTGTGTATcacgtaatatatatatatatatatatatatatatatatatatatatatatatatatatatatatatatatatatatatatatatatatatatatatatatatatatatatatatatatatatatataatggtaAAAGAAAACTACCCATGATTCTATGATTTACTcacttttctattttttaggaaataaaatagaaaattagttttaggttataaattttttaaaaaaataaccacCACATTCTAATTAAATCAAGCTAAAATTTAACCGTTTAATATTTAATGCCCAAAAAAATAGCGAAATTTGGAAACTAAATAAAACCAGCCACAAATTGGGCTTAAACACATCACTCCTCCAAGATAGGAAAAAGTGAAATAGATAagctaatttataaaaaaaagcataaaataagacgcaaattaacttattttcaaaaaataagcttctaATTTTCAAACCTAAAGTTTAGTTCTGTTCACAATCAGTAACTCTAAACAGgtgcataattttttaaaaaggcaaagaagcTATTCTACGAACAAGGCTATTAACTTTTTTGACCCTGTTTGCAGTCACTAACAGGCCCATTATGCTCGAtggtgttcgcagttagtaactgtgaataGGGTCAAAAAAGTGAACAACTCTGTTCGCagttaactgcgaacagaattAAATATCAGGTTTAAAAATTAGacacttatttttgaaaataagttgatttgCGTCTTACTTCgtgcttttttttaataatttagcttatctattttaattttttccaaaaacaGAATGTTTTGGACTGAACTTCGCCTTGTAAATACGTTACCTCATCTTCTTTTGTTTGAATAGTGGAAGTCCATTTCTTAAATTCTAACATCTACTCAGTTGTCAAGCCAACAATAATAGTTAAAAAATGCAGGATGAACTGCTATGGGGAGCTGCATGGTTGCACAAAGCCACGGGAAGGCGTGAATATAGAGAATACATAGTGAAGAACGAGTTTATATTAAGAGCTGGAGACACTATTAATGAATTTGGATGGGATAATAAGCATGCTGGGATTAATATTCTCATTTCCAAGGTATTACTCTTCAAAACACACCTCTTAAAACTAATTAGAGAGTACATGGGCTTTATCGcttaaaagtattttatttcgaATAAGTCATGTCATTGTAGTAACTTATAAACATACATTTTTGGTTTATTGTTGATCTAAACAAGTTATGATTGTATTTGTGCTTCTTGTTATAGGAAGTGTTGATGGGAGGAGCGAACGACTTAAGAAATTTCAAGAACAATGCTGATGACTTTATATGTTCAGTGATTCCTGGCGTTTCTAATTTACAAGTTCAATATTCTCCCGGTAAAATTCTAATGAACATGCAAGCTttcagaaaaatatatataataataaaatatataagatGCACAATCAGTGctgattttataatatttatataaagtaAATCGTACAATAttagttatttttaaaaaaaatatacttttatatacAATATCAATTTTCAGAAATGATAAATTCATATGTTCAACTAAACGACCTCTAAAATtcacttatttaattaaaaatttactagAATTTGTGAAGCTATATTGTTGTACAATTGATGGATATAGGTGGGATGCTCTTCAAGGATGGAGGGAGTAACATGCAGCATGTAACTTCCCTATCTTTTCTACTTCTAGCTTACTCTAACTATCTAAGCCACTCCAATCACCAAGTGCCATGTGGCGGAATTTCAGCTTCCTCTACTCTACTCAAACAATTGGCCAAACGTCAGGTAAATAATACACAAATATTTTAAGGAATTTTTCTCCTTTCATTTTAATGTTAATAAACTATCTCTGTCTCTATGAATTTATTTAAGACACGTTTTAAAAAATATCGTTCTAATAGCAAATTTAgtgaaacaaaagaaaatgcTATATTTCATGCTCGTTATTAATAGTTTGATAACAATCTTAGTACGTAAAACAATGAGCACAATATTACATTTCGGATTGAATTTGTTTAATTTCGACATAATTGGTATGAATACCTAAATAAATATTGATATATGTGAATTGACATTCTAGTCATTCACAAACTATTtgtaacataaaaataatatctaaTTTGAACGCTTAAATGAATATCAATACTTATATTATCCGttacattttaattaaatttatgaaaattttttaaccTAACATAAgagtaataaacaatatgaAACCaatgaaatataaaattatttgtcCAAATTATGAAACTAGTGTCATGTGTATTAATGACTAGTAATGATTCATTGCATATAAGATAATGCAAAAGTTGTGTTACTCCAAGAAAATTAACTAACACCATAGACTAATGAAGattaaatcaataattagtAATATCGCATGTTTCCCTCATTTAAGATCATCATAGGACATAGAGAAAGGACAACATGCATGAGAGAATGATTGTGAGACTAATATTGGTAGACAAGAACATAATCCAATCATTACCCTCCAAAGTCAAGGCATCCCTTTATTTTAAGGACACTTTTTATCGCATGACAAGGGATTGTTTTTTTTGGCTTATACTTTATAGTTCCCATGATTTCTCATCTTAATTTATTGGtcatatatattaatgtatatatatgattgAAATTTGGAACTTTGTTCTTTGATGTTAATTCTATAATGATACAACTTCATGTGACATGtaattaaattaacaaaaagttcACTAAAGATATTTGTCAATGAAGTGTGTTTAACCTATGATTATAAAGATATTTTGTCAGATATCTAGTTAATAGCTCGTAGTTGATAAAAATTTTTTGCTCATTTACTGAATTTtagtgtttttattattttgttgttttcatcttaAGTAAATTAATTACAAGCAATCATATAAAACATGCTAGTTGTGACTCAAAGTCGTTagtttcaatttaaattatattgtgGTGACAAATCATTACAATTTTGGATatatataacaatgatttttatgaatatattattgtataaatgataaataattttttacttcTATGCAtagaaaattattataaaaggCTAATATGTCAAATTTTGGTACACATTTTAGATACCATTGATCAAATTATGAAGTACTTCTATTTCATTATACTCGCTAATTTTTTACACAATCTAGTGTATTGTTTGATTATATAGTGAATAatgtataattaaaagttattaaaatataatactccATGTAAGCATGCTATTAaaagattcaaataagatttcacttaattattttttttttacatattagctacaatatacaaaataaactgaatgaaaattaatttgacttttttgtTGTTGATGGTATTAATATGATGGCAGGTAGATTACATACTAGGGGATAACCCATTAAGGATGTCTTACATGGTAGGCTATGGGTCACATTATCCTCAAAGGATACATCACAGAGGTAGTTCCCTACCATCAGTCCATGTTCATCCAGCCCATATTGGTTGTAAAGCAGGCTCTACATATTTCCTAAGCCCAAATCCTAATCCAAATAAGCTAGTTGGAGCTGTTGTTGGTGGGCCCAATGTCACAGATGCCTTCCCAGATTCTAGGCCATACTTTCAGGAATCTGAACCCACTACATACATTAATGCTCCTCTTGTGGGCCTTCTAGCCTACTTTTCAGCCCATCCTTGATTTGAGTTTTGTAGTTTGTAATTTTCCAAAAAGGAAACTCTATGAAAGGGAAGAGAAAAATCACTTAGTACGAGCAAATTTTAAAGTTATTCTTGTTAGAGACGTCTTTTGGTGAGATgatctcaaaataagaagtttaTATACTAATAGCTCGTATCattggactatttaacccaTGTATAAGGTGCGTCTTACGATGAGACcgtttcatacaagaatttgtgatttttatAGAGGTGAGTCCATTGCCACCCTTTGTAATTGTAATATGTCTCAATCTTGCTAGTTTTCAATGAAAAAAACTATTAtgtatctttttattatttttgtttcatcacATATTCTAGTTTTCAAAAGTAACTAACTATTTTTTACTTTATGGATAAAATAatgtatgttttattttttcaactCTTGTTTTGTCGACCGACAACATTGATGCAACATCACATCTTTGCAGTGAATGCAATAATGAGTTAAAGGAAAAGTAACTATTCCTAAGAATTACTTGCAAAGAAAGTAATATAATACTAGTATAAATAAGAACATAAAACAATGTAAAAgtttataaatagaaagattagtCCAACTATCTTCGATACACACCCCCAAAAGACAGCCCACAAGTTTTTTAAGAATCATCTATACaatcattaattttttgaaacttGTAACCATCTACTCCTCCGTCTCATTTAGATCGTACATCATCACCAAAAAGCTCTTACAGAGAAAATATAACAATATGATATAAACAGAAGAATAtagaatcataaatttacatatttttgAAGTTTAAGAACCAATATTAGCGTGCTGTTATATGGCCATGCTACGTCTCTTCTTGAAGTTTCCTCCAGCCTCGGGATTTCCTTTCTTCATCATAGCCACAAATTCTTCGTAGTTGATCCGACCATCCTAAAAAGGGGAAAACAATGTATTGAATAATGTATGTTTTCTTTGCAagtaaaaatgatcaatgatcttaTAACCTCACTTACATTATCACCATCCACTTCAGAAACTATTTCCTTGATGTC from the Amaranthus tricolor cultivar Red isolate AtriRed21 chromosome 12, ASM2621246v1, whole genome shotgun sequence genome contains:
- the LOC130828890 gene encoding endoglucanase 8-like codes for the protein MAGNSSFSLLLIFSLLSISSIVCYGQHNYMDALRKSILFFEGQRSGKLPPDQRLRWRRHSALTDGHTVGRDLTGGYYDAGDNIKFGFPMAFSVTLLAWSVVDFGKNMRGELSNALKAVRWGTDYLLKVTSEMPNKMYVQVGDPYSDHYCWERPEDMDTLRTVYAIDRNHPGSDVAGETAAALAAASIVFRTHDRAYSHALLNRAVKVFEFADNYRGAYSSSLQRAVCPFYCDFNGYQDELLWGAAWLHKATGRREYREYIVKNEFILRAGDTINEFGWDNKHAGINILISKEVLMGGANDLRNFKNNADDFICSVIPGVSNLQVQYSPGGMLFKDGGSNMQHVTSLSFLLLAYSNYLSHSNHQVPCGGISASSTLLKQLAKRQVDYILGDNPLRMSYMVGYGSHYPQRIHHRGSSLPSVHVHPAHIGCKAGSTYFLSPNPNPNKLVGAVVGGPNVTDAFPDSRPYFQESEPTTYINAPLVGLLAYFSAHP